A part of Legionella sainthelensi genomic DNA contains:
- the speA gene encoding biosynthetic arginine decarboxylase produces the protein MKISAPSEENLYNIKNWGEGYFSINAKGNMEISKAPGKPGVELQAIVNAASRAGLHLPLLIRSPDILHDRVHRIYEAFAQAKEENGYAGNYKLVYPIKVNQEQSVVRELLKSPSHTIGLEAGSKPELMAVIGMLSNHQESTIVCNGYKDSYYIRTALIAQQMGHKVFIVIEKISELAIILKESARLKIKPTLGVRIRLISKSAGKWEHTGGVKSKFGLNAKQVLELIAQLKAHDMLDCLQLMHCHLGSQIANIHDIRHCMQEVSRYYVELRQLNAPIDTIDVGGGLSVDYEGTHSNQGCSMNYSLREYATHILLAIQYLCQEYKVPEPNIISESGRALTAHHAILIADISDIEMIHKQPTLPEITSEDSHVIRDIYDTYQSITNSAPIEIYNYAEHSLNEAHSLFKHGVISLQEKAKVEAFYTNICMELKERLNPDIPTEETLLAKINEDMAVKVFCNISFFQSIPDAWAIGQIFPIAPISQLTNTPSMHSILQDLTCDSDGTIKEYLGSSCVNSTLMLPLYDNNNPYSLGFFLVGAYQEILGNLHNLFGDTNSLDVKLFDDGQFELNDLVSGDTVTNVLNLAHFDTKKLAQSYEKQLIQAELPEEKTLLYLNELRSIFSQLTYLDANIRRK, from the coding sequence ATGAAAATCAGCGCACCATCTGAAGAAAATTTATATAACATTAAAAACTGGGGTGAAGGATACTTCAGTATTAACGCCAAAGGGAACATGGAAATAAGCAAAGCACCAGGTAAACCAGGTGTCGAATTGCAAGCGATTGTCAATGCTGCAAGCAGAGCAGGGTTACATTTACCATTACTCATTCGTAGCCCAGATATTTTACATGATCGCGTACATCGTATCTATGAAGCTTTTGCCCAGGCAAAAGAAGAAAATGGGTATGCAGGAAACTATAAACTTGTTTATCCCATTAAAGTAAACCAAGAACAAAGTGTTGTTAGAGAATTATTAAAATCTCCAAGCCACACTATAGGTCTAGAAGCAGGCTCAAAACCCGAACTCATGGCCGTCATTGGTATGCTCAGCAATCATCAAGAAAGCACTATAGTCTGTAATGGCTATAAAGACAGCTACTACATCCGTACTGCATTAATTGCGCAACAAATGGGTCATAAGGTTTTTATCGTCATCGAAAAAATCTCTGAGCTCGCTATTATTTTAAAAGAGTCCGCTCGTCTAAAAATTAAACCAACTCTTGGTGTCCGTATTCGCTTAATCAGCAAAAGCGCAGGAAAATGGGAGCATACAGGAGGAGTAAAATCCAAGTTTGGCCTCAATGCAAAACAAGTTCTTGAATTGATTGCTCAATTAAAAGCTCATGATATGCTTGACTGTCTTCAACTCATGCATTGTCATCTAGGCTCACAAATTGCCAATATTCATGATATTCGCCATTGCATGCAAGAGGTTTCCCGCTATTATGTCGAATTACGCCAATTAAACGCACCAATAGATACTATTGATGTGGGTGGTGGATTAAGTGTGGATTATGAAGGGACACACTCTAATCAAGGCTGCTCTATGAACTACAGTTTACGTGAATATGCCACCCACATTCTTTTGGCAATTCAGTATTTATGTCAGGAATACAAGGTTCCCGAGCCCAATATTATTTCTGAATCAGGTCGAGCACTAACAGCACATCATGCTATTTTAATTGCCGATATTAGTGATATAGAAATGATCCACAAGCAGCCTACACTTCCAGAGATTACGAGTGAAGACTCTCATGTGATTCGTGACATTTATGATACTTATCAATCAATTACTAACAGTGCCCCAATAGAAATTTACAATTACGCAGAACACTCCCTCAATGAAGCGCACTCTTTATTTAAGCATGGAGTAATTAGCCTACAAGAGAAAGCCAAAGTTGAAGCATTCTATACCAACATTTGTATGGAGCTTAAAGAACGGCTAAATCCAGATATTCCTACTGAAGAAACCTTATTAGCAAAAATCAATGAAGATATGGCAGTCAAAGTTTTTTGTAATATTTCCTTTTTCCAATCCATTCCAGATGCTTGGGCTATAGGCCAAATTTTTCCCATAGCACCTATTTCGCAGTTAACAAATACCCCATCTATGCACAGTATATTACAAGATTTGACTTGTGATTCGGATGGAACTATTAAAGAGTATCTAGGAAGTTCTTGTGTGAACTCCACTTTAATGCTTCCTCTTTATGACAATAACAATCCTTATTCTTTAGGTTTCTTTCTTGTAGGTGCTTATCAGGAGATATTAGGTAATCTTCATAATTTATTTGGTGATACCAATTCTTTAGATGTCAAACTTTTTGATGATGGCCAATTTGAATTGAATGACTTAGTCAGCGGGGACACCGTAACTAACGTACTTAATCTTGCACATTTTGATACTAAAAAACTGGCTCAATCTTATGAGAAACAACTCATTCAGGCAGAACTACCTGAAGAGAAAACATTGCTCTATTTAAATGAATTGAGAAGTATTTTTTCTCAATTAACTTATTTAGACGCAAACATTCGGAGAAAATAA
- the hflX gene encoding ribosome rescue GTPase HflX: MFERPQGGERAVLVQLALPGIDAGKALQEFEELALSANAEVLECVLGTRATPDAKYYIGQGKAEEIAQLVKTCDAELVLVNHELSPSQERNLERLFECRVVDRSGLILDIFAQRARTFEGKLQVELAQLQHLSTRLIRGWTHLERQKGGIGLRGPGETQLETDRRLLRDRIKYINKRLEKVRSSRDQNRQARRKASLRTVSLVGYTNAGKSTLFNALTGESIYVANQLFATLDPTMRQLNLPGSSSVILTDTVGFIRDLPHQLVEAFRATLEETQQADLLLHVIDISDPHWRDTVFSVQQVLDELEVHDVPIIQVFNKIDLKEEWAPKIDYQEEKCKVWLSAASNLGLDLLKEAISTQLHGAISTEEVVLKATQAKLRAQLYQLGSVLSESINDEGDWLLKIRITKAQKQRLFANECSS, encoded by the coding sequence GTGTTTGAACGTCCTCAAGGTGGTGAGCGTGCCGTATTAGTGCAATTGGCATTACCAGGAATTGATGCAGGTAAAGCATTGCAAGAGTTTGAAGAATTAGCTCTTTCAGCTAATGCGGAAGTATTAGAGTGCGTTTTAGGTACTCGTGCAACTCCTGATGCTAAATATTATATTGGCCAAGGCAAGGCCGAGGAAATTGCGCAACTGGTCAAAACTTGTGATGCAGAACTGGTTCTTGTTAATCATGAGCTATCTCCATCACAAGAAAGGAATTTAGAACGCTTGTTTGAATGTCGCGTAGTTGATAGAAGCGGGTTAATTCTTGATATTTTTGCACAGCGTGCGCGAACTTTTGAAGGAAAGTTGCAAGTTGAGCTCGCACAACTGCAGCATTTATCAACCCGCTTGATTCGTGGATGGACTCACTTAGAACGACAAAAAGGCGGAATAGGGTTGCGGGGGCCGGGTGAAACACAGTTGGAAACAGACCGTCGTTTATTGCGCGATCGTATTAAATATATTAATAAACGTTTGGAAAAAGTGCGAAGCAGTCGTGATCAAAATCGTCAAGCAAGGCGAAAAGCTTCTTTACGCACCGTATCGTTGGTAGGTTATACCAATGCAGGTAAATCCACCTTATTTAATGCATTGACTGGAGAGAGTATTTATGTGGCGAATCAATTATTTGCTACTTTAGATCCCACCATGCGCCAACTCAATTTGCCGGGTTCTTCCTCAGTGATCCTGACGGATACCGTTGGCTTTATTCGTGATTTACCGCATCAATTAGTGGAGGCATTTCGTGCGACTCTGGAGGAGACGCAACAAGCCGATTTATTACTTCATGTGATTGATATTTCTGATCCTCATTGGCGAGATACTGTTTTTTCGGTTCAGCAAGTTTTGGATGAGTTAGAGGTCCATGATGTTCCAATAATACAGGTATTCAACAAAATTGATTTGAAAGAAGAATGGGCACCTAAAATTGATTATCAAGAAGAGAAATGTAAAGTCTGGCTCTCTGCGGCATCAAATTTGGGGTTGGATTTGTTAAAAGAAGCAATTAGCACCCAATTACATGGAGCAATTTCTACTGAAGAAGTGGTACTTAAAGCAACACAGGCAAAATTGCGCGCTCAATTATATCAATTAGGCTCGGTTCTAAGTGAGTCAATTAATGATGAAGGAGATTGGCTATTAAAAATTCGCATCACCAAGGCACAAAAGCAGCGTTTGTTTGCCAATGAATGTTCTTCATGA
- a CDS encoding lpg0008 family Dot/Icm T4SS effector: protein MPFSYEEIIELENPYEQLSNGDALAENAKVLNQLSEEEQKTLATKIIAACPESNFKQYGRHINALRSFEEDGFHAVISGAYQVRHRIFSLLDPRNKTPHSLFLEEFSSDLFNNFSDLAKETLKGNEQAIAERLALCTPEGVRSKLARNIEITFPQSSFATKSKAAFAIRRNVDKLLGENPEQFFESRDFNKDAYNMFPSMFQALLKGQEEQIGKKLSTLEHQDTIRHQLALLHTEVFDEANPFRLIAEAMGPKLEQKKVSSQGTNPSRMFAHSRRPSISPKYLNETPKVNSETDDKKSEEEYEKSSFSC from the coding sequence ATGCCATTTAGTTATGAAGAAATCATTGAGCTAGAAAATCCCTATGAGCAACTTAGCAATGGTGATGCATTAGCTGAAAATGCGAAAGTGCTTAATCAATTAAGCGAAGAAGAGCAAAAGACTCTTGCTACAAAGATAATTGCCGCTTGCCCAGAGTCAAATTTTAAACAATATGGCCGACATATTAATGCGTTGAGGAGTTTTGAAGAGGATGGTTTTCATGCGGTAATTTCTGGAGCCTATCAAGTGAGACATAGAATTTTCTCCTTGCTCGATCCTAGAAACAAAACACCTCACTCCTTGTTCTTAGAAGAGTTTAGCTCCGATCTTTTTAATAACTTTAGTGACCTCGCCAAGGAAACATTAAAAGGCAATGAACAAGCAATTGCAGAACGACTGGCTCTTTGTACACCAGAAGGCGTACGAAGTAAATTAGCTCGGAATATAGAGATTACTTTTCCCCAGAGTTCTTTCGCAACAAAATCAAAAGCAGCTTTTGCCATACGTCGCAATGTCGATAAATTGTTAGGCGAAAATCCAGAACAATTTTTTGAAAGTCGCGATTTTAATAAAGATGCCTACAATATGTTCCCAAGTATGTTTCAAGCTTTATTAAAAGGACAAGAAGAACAAATTGGTAAAAAACTATCTACTTTAGAGCATCAAGATACCATTAGACACCAATTGGCATTACTTCACACGGAAGTATTTGATGAAGCGAATCCGTTTCGACTGATTGCCGAAGCGATGGGACCAAAATTAGAGCAAAAGAAAGTTTCATCTCAAGGCACAAACCCCAGTCGTATGTTTGCCCATTCACGAAGACCATCAATCAGTCCAAAATATCTGAATGAGACACCTAAAGTAAATAGTGAAACAGATGATAAAAAATCTGAGGAAGAATATGAAAAATCTTCGTTCAGTTGCTAA
- the hfq gene encoding RNA chaperone Hfq, producing the protein MSKNHLLQDPFLNELRKEKVPVSIFLVNGIKLHGIVDSFDQYVVMLKNSITQMVYKHAISTVVPSRAIKMPADDESGGTEGTVAD; encoded by the coding sequence ATGTCTAAAAATCATTTATTACAAGACCCTTTTTTAAATGAATTACGAAAGGAAAAGGTGCCTGTATCCATTTTTTTGGTAAATGGAATTAAGTTGCATGGTATAGTGGATTCTTTTGATCAATATGTAGTGATGTTAAAGAATTCGATCACGCAAATGGTTTATAAGCATGCGATTTCTACAGTAGTTCCCTCACGGGCGATAAAAATGCCTGCAGATGATGAATCTGGTGGAACTGAAGGAACTGTGGCAGACTAG
- a CDS encoding carbon-nitrogen hydrolase, producing the protein MTHEKLTVALVQEKWHENPKEHQDKLASGIHTAAQHGAAVVCLQELTLSPYFCTRSDVDPTPFMEDIHTGPTAQFVSTMAKANNICITASLFEKAGYNTAVAYNNKGELIGITRKQHIPSGEKYHENFYFKAGDSDYPLHHITGHQWGLPTCYDQWFPELSRIYGLKGAEILVYPTAIGGEPTAPDVDTQPMWQKVMVAQGIMSNTFIIAANRIGCEDGLEFYGSSFISTPMGEILAQAPRDKPAVLVAELDFNQRTLWGRLFPFAKQREPETYHELVKSR; encoded by the coding sequence ATGACACACGAAAAACTTACCGTTGCATTAGTGCAAGAAAAATGGCATGAAAACCCCAAAGAACATCAAGACAAACTGGCCTCTGGAATTCACACTGCAGCACAACACGGAGCCGCTGTTGTTTGTTTACAAGAGCTCACCTTAAGTCCCTATTTTTGTACCCGATCAGATGTCGACCCTACTCCCTTTATGGAAGACATTCATACCGGCCCCACCGCACAATTTGTTAGTACAATGGCAAAGGCAAACAATATATGCATAACCGCCTCTCTCTTTGAAAAGGCAGGTTACAATACTGCTGTTGCTTATAACAATAAGGGAGAGCTTATAGGAATAACTCGCAAGCAACATATCCCCAGCGGGGAAAAATACCATGAAAATTTTTACTTTAAAGCGGGAGATTCTGATTATCCACTTCATCATATTACAGGCCATCAGTGGGGACTGCCAACTTGTTATGATCAATGGTTTCCAGAGTTGTCGCGAATTTATGGTTTAAAAGGCGCAGAAATTTTAGTTTATCCTACTGCGATCGGTGGTGAACCTACTGCTCCAGATGTCGACACTCAGCCTATGTGGCAAAAAGTAATGGTTGCTCAAGGCATTATGAGTAATACATTTATCATTGCGGCGAATCGAATTGGTTGCGAAGATGGATTAGAATTTTATGGAAGCAGCTTTATAAGTACACCTATGGGTGAAATTCTGGCGCAAGCACCGCGCGACAAGCCTGCAGTATTAGTTGCCGAGTTAGATTTCAATCAGCGTACCTTATGGGGAAGACTATTTCCTTTTGCGAAACAACGCGAACCTGAAACCTATCATGAATTAGTGAAATCACGTTAA